A section of the Arvicanthis niloticus isolate mArvNil1 unplaced genomic scaffold, mArvNil1.pat.X pat_scaffold_770_arrow_ctg1, whole genome shotgun sequence genome encodes:
- the LOC117702408 gene encoding uncharacterized protein LOC117702408 isoform X1, producing the protein MEAVHLDYRKKKASAVRKAQEAVTYDDVHVNFTVEEWNLLDPSQKNLYKDVMLETYWNLTAIGYNLEIHHTEEQHQTSRSHERHKSSHTGEKPYECNQCGKAFSCHSHLQSHKRTHTGEKPHECNQCGKAFSYHSNLQIHKRTHTGEKPYECNQCGKAFSCHSHLQRHKRTHTGEKPYVCNQCGKAFSCHSSLQIHKRTHTGEKPHECNQCGKAFSCHSHLQRHKSTHTGEKPHECTQCGKAFSCLSHLQSHKRTHTGEKPHECNQCGKAFSCHSDLQRHKRIHTGEKPYECNQCGKAFSCHSSLQIHKRTHTGEKPYECNQCGKAFSCHSHLQIHKRTHTGEKPYECDQCGKGFTQQSHLQYHKRTHMRENP; encoded by the exons atggaagctgttcaccttgattacaggaagaagaaggcaagtgctgtgagaaaagctcag gaagcagtgacttatgatgatgtgcatgtgaacttcactgtggaagagtggaatttgctggatccttcccagaagaatctctacaaagatgtgatgctggagacctactggaacctcactgctatag gctataatttggaaatccatcatactgaagaacaacatcaaacttctagaagtcatgaaag gcataaaagtagtcatactggagagaaaccttatgaatgtaatcaatgtggtaaagccttttcatgtcacagtcatctccaatctcataaaagaacacatactggagaaaagcctcatgaatgtaatcaatgtggtaaagccttttcatatcacagtaatctccaaatccataaaagaacacatactggagagaaaccttatgaatgtaatcaatgtggtaaagccttttcatgtcacagtcatctccaaagacataaaagaacacatactggagagaaaccttatgtatgtaatcaatgtggtaaagccttttcatgtcacagtagtctccaaattcataaaagaacacatactggagagaaacctcatgaatgtaaccaatgtggtaaagccttttcatgtcacagtcatctccaaagacataaaagtacacatactggagagaaacctcatgaatgtactcaatgtggtaaagccttttcatgtctcagtcatctccaaagtcataaaagaacacatactggagagaaacctcatgaatgtaatcaatgtggtaaagccttttcatgtcacagtgatctccaaagacataaaagaatacatactggagagaaaccttatgaatgtaatcaatgtggtaaagccttttcatgtcacagtagtctccaaattcataaaagaacacatactggagagaaaccttatgaatgtaatcaatgtggtaaagccttttcatgtcacagtcatctccaaatacataaaagaacacatactggagagaaaccttatgaatgtgatcaatgtggtaaaggctttacacaacaaagtcatctccaatatcataaaagaacccatatgaGAGAGAATccttag
- the LOC117702408 gene encoding uncharacterized protein LOC117702408 isoform X2: MEAVTYDDVHVNFTVEEWNLLDPSQKNLYKDVMLETYWNLTAIGYNLEIHHTEEQHQTSRSHERHKSSHTGEKPYECNQCGKAFSCHSHLQSHKRTHTGEKPHECNQCGKAFSYHSNLQIHKRTHTGEKPYECNQCGKAFSCHSHLQRHKRTHTGEKPYVCNQCGKAFSCHSSLQIHKRTHTGEKPHECNQCGKAFSCHSHLQRHKSTHTGEKPHECTQCGKAFSCLSHLQSHKRTHTGEKPHECNQCGKAFSCHSDLQRHKRIHTGEKPYECNQCGKAFSCHSSLQIHKRTHTGEKPYECNQCGKAFSCHSHLQIHKRTHTGEKPYECDQCGKGFTQQSHLQYHKRTHMRENP; this comes from the exons atg gaagcagtgacttatgatgatgtgcatgtgaacttcactgtggaagagtggaatttgctggatccttcccagaagaatctctacaaagatgtgatgctggagacctactggaacctcactgctatag gctataatttggaaatccatcatactgaagaacaacatcaaacttctagaagtcatgaaag gcataaaagtagtcatactggagagaaaccttatgaatgtaatcaatgtggtaaagccttttcatgtcacagtcatctccaatctcataaaagaacacatactggagaaaagcctcatgaatgtaatcaatgtggtaaagccttttcatatcacagtaatctccaaatccataaaagaacacatactggagagaaaccttatgaatgtaatcaatgtggtaaagccttttcatgtcacagtcatctccaaagacataaaagaacacatactggagagaaaccttatgtatgtaatcaatgtggtaaagccttttcatgtcacagtagtctccaaattcataaaagaacacatactggagagaaacctcatgaatgtaaccaatgtggtaaagccttttcatgtcacagtcatctccaaagacataaaagtacacatactggagagaaacctcatgaatgtactcaatgtggtaaagccttttcatgtctcagtcatctccaaagtcataaaagaacacatactggagagaaacctcatgaatgtaatcaatgtggtaaagccttttcatgtcacagtgatctccaaagacataaaagaatacatactggagagaaaccttatgaatgtaatcaatgtggtaaagccttttcatgtcacagtagtctccaaattcataaaagaacacatactggagagaaaccttatgaatgtaatcaatgtggtaaagccttttcatgtcacagtcatctccaaatacataaaagaacacatactggagagaaaccttatgaatgtgatcaatgtggtaaaggctttacacaacaaagtcatctccaatatcataaaagaacccatatgaGAGAGAATccttag
- the LOC117702408 gene encoding uncharacterized protein LOC117702408 isoform X3 has product MLETYWNLTAIGYNLEIHHTEEQHQTSRSHERHKSSHTGEKPYECNQCGKAFSCHSHLQSHKRTHTGEKPHECNQCGKAFSYHSNLQIHKRTHTGEKPYECNQCGKAFSCHSHLQRHKRTHTGEKPYVCNQCGKAFSCHSSLQIHKRTHTGEKPHECNQCGKAFSCHSHLQRHKSTHTGEKPHECTQCGKAFSCLSHLQSHKRTHTGEKPHECNQCGKAFSCHSDLQRHKRIHTGEKPYECNQCGKAFSCHSSLQIHKRTHTGEKPYECNQCGKAFSCHSHLQIHKRTHTGEKPYECDQCGKGFTQQSHLQYHKRTHMRENP; this is encoded by the exons atgctggagacctactggaacctcactgctatag gctataatttggaaatccatcatactgaagaacaacatcaaacttctagaagtcatgaaag gcataaaagtagtcatactggagagaaaccttatgaatgtaatcaatgtggtaaagccttttcatgtcacagtcatctccaatctcataaaagaacacatactggagaaaagcctcatgaatgtaatcaatgtggtaaagccttttcatatcacagtaatctccaaatccataaaagaacacatactggagagaaaccttatgaatgtaatcaatgtggtaaagccttttcatgtcacagtcatctccaaagacataaaagaacacatactggagagaaaccttatgtatgtaatcaatgtggtaaagccttttcatgtcacagtagtctccaaattcataaaagaacacatactggagagaaacctcatgaatgtaaccaatgtggtaaagccttttcatgtcacagtcatctccaaagacataaaagtacacatactggagagaaacctcatgaatgtactcaatgtggtaaagccttttcatgtctcagtcatctccaaagtcataaaagaacacatactggagagaaacctcatgaatgtaatcaatgtggtaaagccttttcatgtcacagtgatctccaaagacataaaagaatacatactggagagaaaccttatgaatgtaatcaatgtggtaaagccttttcatgtcacagtagtctccaaattcataaaagaacacatactggagagaaaccttatgaatgtaatcaatgtggtaaagccttttcatgtcacagtcatctccaaatacataaaagaacacatactggagagaaaccttatgaatgtgatcaatgtggtaaaggctttacacaacaaagtcatctccaatatcataaaagaacccatatgaGAGAGAATccttag